In a genomic window of Apteryx mantelli isolate bAptMan1 chromosome 2, bAptMan1.hap1, whole genome shotgun sequence:
- the PLEKHG4B gene encoding pleckstrin homology domain-containing family G member 4B isoform X3: MEEVAIPKTMYSCIFTVTFLEKLNCERENFPLKSCLLTTGSAVYRTPWKNIINPIFVPTTETILCNYSGNLFDRLISNHTDVRALTQTMESNSSCDSSTSNDTGSTVIEATGTKHHSSLDSAVPSSAPASENSLALEYCKAPDEKIKDDSVSLGVCSEAWSSTKDRAVGPEKDLDEALSPLVEKKCHVKSITFDMDLSRSCPTGQQCRDSSCFEARRLFRKSYIEALQNPMNVSFSSEESFVEEEASEHIMNSCTVNEGKTWEKQAEKGDFLSGGLIPKDEVKEGISLADSPVAFKKLLVPPETLSIVDCKAGLRHSQSLDRACRSPHVADQRPDKFLHDVPDGNPKKLLNGCVSRTEKLDSGSFYTTVRSHKHSKGEEGFYQHLTVTNSKNSFRGVEGNTAIYASPVLFHREHDLLSANTGSLCDRLPKQLLEINQELLQSGVISLCGSRDRNGRAVIQVCTRHAIWLNEHCTSTAVARLLMYLYSIPRKEVRDLGVVFLVDARKFQPNSSLFQALTAMQNTISHSIHSVLVLTDKECSFRPDWDIAIQKYEILTSLKALNKLIDYTQLTAEFDGTFQYNHSDWICFRRKLEPFITNCKEAIVFLQSAISSLTANRTLNNAQDVCDLINKHKTMMKLVLEDALLVTLRLEGGTVIARLRKEICHTEDYRDAMEIVTRLYNQVDEEVHRLVLLSNKCLQQLENLGEARKFEEGCDQIKQWFENEREKYLGCLDQEGLSLEKQYYEKGLQLMQENHSLNMEEKVQIFKKYLNNIFIQTEKRKTELTKLVNLYEFYEMAQEWMLHCNECLAHLTAEARYSPSVIQCLQTYHQEGTKVSAENFKKMSEMVLALGSKQELKQWHVLCLKCQQTRHHLAEFLSEALKDSSREYFHKVLKEPAMKINDGFGVGGRKPLSQSPSYSSNNDDNIWVDKTKPVHRTQPLEAPSFLGLGTVKQNMEATVEISASPLQWVAPLPRELEKRNWNSEDIDSVSSTRSASFCSEPVHSPPAYHKKQPHKKIMKKTQSFELSQRESNYSEFHHHGYTGVHIKGLEVASNNANEKKYVRCLNSRSPLISRNRSLSSPSRIHHMEEEDKKRGGSNKVQHIMDEMITTEREYVRSLGYIINNYFPEMERTDLPQDLRGKRNTIFGNLEKLYDFHCQYFLKELERCRDFPLCVSHCFLKHEEQFGMYALYSKNKPQSDALLTSHGNAFFKNKQQNLGDKMDLASYLLKPIQRMSKYALLLKDMIKECMKTQEQELSDLRAAEEMVKFQLRHGNDLLAMDAIQGCDVNLKEQGQLRCQEEFIVCCGRKKYLRHVFLFEDLILFSKTKKIDGGYDIYMYKQSFKTAEIGMTENVGDSGLRFEIWFRSRRRPQDTYILQANSAEIKIAWTEIIGRILWRQALSNRELRIQEMVSMGIGNKPFMDIKPSEAAISDRAIDYLMKGTESRSRVSIAVSSFDHSTPFKRPHSTISSSSTSSSSSQSSSSILGSLNLHVCSSLSHSGLLGLPFYHWSCDIRSCVEEDELEQETGSQPSMITESSESSQCTSGESVSGFSISAHSESHLPTETFLDEGVKSASSKYSSQCMSPVLLEKNPRSKYNSQYVTASRTMNW; this comes from the exons ATGGAAGAAGTTGCTATACCTAAAACGATGTATAGCTGCATTTTTACGGTGACATTCTTGGAAAAGTTGAATTGTGAAAGAGAGAATTTTCCCCTGAAGAGCTGCTTACTGACGACTGGCTCAGCCGTATATAGAACCCCATGGAAGAACATAATTAATCCCATCTTTGTTCCCACAACTGAAACCATCCTGTGTAATTACTCTGGTAATCTCTTTGATCGGCTGATTAGTAATCATACTGATGTTAGAGCCCTGACCCAGACCATGGAAAGTAACAGCTCATGTGACAGTTCCACTTCCAATGATACAGGCTCCACTGTGATAGAAGCCACCGGCACAAAGCACCACAGCAGCCTTGATAGTGCTGTGCCGAGTTCAGCTCCTGCCTCAGAAAACAGCCTTGCATTAGAGTACTGTAAGGCTCCTGATGAGAAAATCAAAGATGACTCTGTCAGTCTTGGTGTATGCTCAGAGGCTTGGTCCAGCACAAAAGACAGAGCTGTTGGGCCTGAAAAGGACCTTGATGAGGCATTATCGCCCCTTGTGGAAAAAAAGTGTCACGTGAAGAGCATAACTTTTGATATGGATTTGAGCAGGTCATGTCCAACAGGGCAGCAGTGCAGGGATTCTTCGTGTTTTGAGGCAAGACGTTTATTTAGGAAGTCGTACATAGAAGCGCTGCAAAACCCCATGAACGTCAGTTTTAGCTCAGAGGAGTCATTTGTGGAAGAGGAGGCTTCAGAGCACATAATGAACTCATGTACTGTGAATGAAGGCAAAACTTGGGAGAAACAGGCTGAAAAGGGAGACTTCCTCTCTGGTGGGCTCATACCAAAGGACGAAGTGAAAGAAGGCATAAGCCTTGCTGATTCTCCCGTGGCTTTTAAAAAATTGCTTGTACCTCCTGAAACTCTGTCAATAGTAGACTGCAAGGCTGGGCTGAGACACTCCCAGTCTCTGGACAGGGCATGCAGAAGTCCACATGTTGCAGATCAGAGACCTGATAAGTTCTTGCATGATGTGCCAGATGGAAACCCTAAAAAGTTGTTAAATGGATGCGTTTCAAGGACAGAAAAATTGGATTCTGGCTCATTTTACACTACTGTGAGAAGccacaagcacagcaaaggggaggaag GCTTTTATCAGCACTTGACAGTAACCAATTCAAAAAACAGTTTCCGGGGAGTTGAGGGTAACACAGCTATATATGCATCTCCTGTTCTGTTCCATCGTGAGCATGACCTACTCTCTGCAAATACTGGAAGCCTTTGTGACAGACTACCGAAACAGTTACTTGAGATCAATCAAGAGTTACTGCAGTCTGGAGTCATTTCTCTATGTG GAAGCCGAGACAGAAATGGCAGAGCAGTGATACAAGTCTGCACAAGACATGCCATCTGGTTAAATGAACATTGCACAAGTACAGCAGTTGCTCGACTTCTGATGTACCTATACAGCATCCCCAG GAAGGAGGTACGTGATTTGGGAGTAGTTTTTCTAGTGGATGCACGGAAGTTCCAGCCTAATTCTTCTCTTTTCCAAGCATTAACAGCAATGCAG AATACAATTTCTCATTCAATTCACAGTGTCCTAGTATTGACTGATAAGGAATGTTCTTTTAGACCTGACTGGGACATAGCAATTCAG aagtATGAAATTCTCACATCACTGAAAGCTTTGAATAAGCTCATCGACTACACACAGTTGACTGCAGAATTTGATGGAACATTTCAGTATAACCACAGTGACTGGATATGTTTCCGAAGG AAACTGGAACCCTTTATTACAAACTGCAAAGAGGCCATTGTCTTTCTGCAAAGTGCAATCAGCTCACTGACAGCCAACAGAACTCTCAACAATGCTCAA GATGTATGTGACTTAATCAATAAACACAAGACAATGATGAAGCTTGTTTTGGAAGATGCCTTGTTAGTAACACTAAGACTAGAAGGTGGAACAGTCATTGCAAGGCTTAGGAAGGAGATCTGCCACACAGAAGACTATCG AGATGCCATGGAGATTGTAACAAGACTTTATAATCAAGTGGATGAAGAAGTCCATAGGCTGGTACTCTTATCTAATAAATGCCTCCAGCAGCTGGAGAATCTTGGGGAAGCAAGAAAATTTGAAGAAGGCTGTGACCAG ATAAAACAGTGGTTTGAAAATGAGCGAGAGAAATATCTTGGCTGTTTAGATCAAGAGGGACTTTCACTAGAAAAG CAATATTATGAGAAAGGACTGCAGCTGATGCAAGAAAATCATTCATTAAACATGGAAGAAAAAGTTCAAATCTTCAAGAAATATCTGAATAACATTTTCATTCAGACAGAGAAGAGGAAGACTGAGCTGACAAAGCTGGTCAATTTGTATGAGTTTTATGAGAtg GCGCAAGAGTGGATGTTACATTGCAATGAGTGTCTTGCACATTTAACTGCGGAGGCCAGATATTCTCCATCTGTGATTCAGTGTCTGCAAACCTATCATCAGGAAGGTACAAAAGTTTCtgcagaaaactttaaaaaaatgagtgagaTGGTTTTGGCTCTGGGTAGCAAACAAGAACTAAAGCAATGGCATGTTTTGTGTCTGAAATGTCAGCAAACAAGGCATCATTTAGCAGAATTTCTCTCTGAAGCCCTCAAAGATTCCAGTAGGGAGTATTTTCACAAAGTTCTCAAGGAACCTGCTATGAAGATAAATGATGGGTTTGGTGTTGGAGGTAGGAAGCCATTAAGCCAGTCCCCTAGTTACTCTTCTAACAACGATGACAATATTTGGGTGGACAAAACTAAGCCTGTACACAGGACTCAGCCATTAGAAGCACCATCTTTTTTAGGCCTTGGGACTGTAAAGCAGAATATGGAAGCAACCGTGGAAATATCTGCATCTCCGCTACAGTGGGTTGCTCCACTTCCACGTGAACTTGAAAAAAGAAACTGGAATTCAGAGGACATAGACAGCGTTTCCAGCACACGCTCGGCTTCGTTCTGTTCTGAGCCAGTCCACTCACCACCTGCCTACCACAAGAAGCAGCCACACAAAAAGATCATGAAGAAAACGCAAAGCTTTGAACTTAGTCAGCGTGAAAGCAACTACAGTGAATTTCACCACCATGGGTACACAGGAGTGCATATCAAAGGGCTTGAGGTAGCCAGTAATAatgctaatgaaaaaaaatatgtgcGGTGTTTGAATAGTAGAAGTCCTTTGATAAGTAGAAACCGAAGTTTATCCTCCCCCTCAAGGATCCATCATATGGAAGAAGAGGATAAGAAAAGAGGTGGAAG CAATAAAGTACAACATATAATGGATGAGATGATCACAACAGAAAGGGAGTATGTTAGATCCTTAGGATATATCATCAACAACTATTTTCCAGAAATGGAAAGAACTGACTTACCTCAGGATTTGCGCGGGAAGAGGAACACTATCTTTGGGAACCTGGAGAAGCTCTATGATTTCCATTGCCAATACTTCCTAAAAGAGCTGGAGCGCTGCCGAGATTTCCCACTGTGTGTCAGCCACTGCTTTCTCAAACAT GAAGAACAATTTGGCATGTATGCTTTATATAGCAAGAACAAGCCACAGTCGGATGCCTTGCTAACCAGCCATGGAAATGCATTCTTTAAA AACAAGCAACAGAATCTGGGTGATAAGATGGATTTGGCCTCCTATTTGCTGAAGCCCATTCAAAGAATGAGCAAGTATGCACTTCTACTGAAGGACATGATCAAGGAGTGTATGAAGACCCAGGAGCAGGAACTCAGTGACCTGAGGGCTGCTGAGGAGATGGTGAAATTCCAGCTGCGCCATGGAAATGACCTGCTTGCTATGGATGCCATTCAAGGATGTGAT GTCAATTTGAAAGAGCAAGGGCAACTACGATGTCAGGAAGAGTTTATTGTTTGCTgtggaaggaagaaatatttgAGGCATGTCTTCCTCTTTGAAGATCTTATCTTATTTAGCAAGACAAAAAAGATTGATGGGGGATATGACATCTATATGTACAAACAGTCATTCAAG ACTGCTGAGATTGGAATGACGGAAAATGTTGGAGATAGTGGTCTGAGGTTTGAAATTTGGTTTCGAAGCAGAAGAAGACCCCAGGATACATACATCCTTCAAGCAAactcagcagaaattaaaattGCATGGACTGAAATCATAGGAAGGATTCTTTGGAGACAGGCTCTGAGCAATCGAG AACTCCGAATACAAGAGATGGTATCCATGGGAATAGGCAATAAACCTTTCATGGATATCAAACCCAGCGAAGCAGCCATAAGCGACCGAGCAATTGACTACCTCATGAAGGGAACAG AGTCAAGATCTCGAGTGTCAATAGCAGTGTCCTCATTTGACCATTCCACACCATTCAAGAGACCGCATTCTACTATCTCTAGTAGCAGCACATCATCTTCCAGCAGCCAGTCATCTTCATCTATTCTAGGTTCACTGAACCTGCATGTCTGCTCCAGCCTATCTCATTCAGGCTTGCTAGGGCTACCCTTCTACCACTGGTCATGTGATATTAGAAGCTGCGTTGAGGAAGATGAACTGGAGCAGGAAACGGGAAGCCAGCCTTCAATGA TCACAGAGAGTTCAGAATCATCTCAGTGCACCTCAGGTGAAAGTGTGAGTGGTTTTAGCATTTCTGCCCATTCTGAGTCCCATCTTCCTACAGAGACATTTTTGGATGAAGGTGTTAAAAGTGCTAGTTCCAAATACTCCTCACAGTGCATGTCTCCTGTTCTCCTTGAGAAGAATCCCAGATCAAAGTACAACAGCCAGTATGTTACAGCT
- the PLEKHG4B gene encoding pleckstrin homology domain-containing family G member 4B isoform X2, whose protein sequence is MEEVAIPKTMYSCIFTVTFLEKLNCERENFPLKSCLLTTGSAVYRTPWKNIINPIFVPTTETILCNYSGNLFDRLISNHTDVRALTQTMESNSSCDSSTSNDTGSTVIEATGTKHHSSLDSAVPSSAPASENSLALEYCKAPDEKIKDDSVSLGVCSEAWSSTKDRAVGPEKDLDEALSPLVEKKCHVKSITFDMDLSRSCPTGQQCRDSSCFEARRLFRKSYIEALQNPMNVSFSSEESFVEEEASEHIMNSCTVNEGKTWEKQAEKGDFLSGGLIPKDEVKEGISLADSPVAFKKLLVPPETLSIVDCKAGLRHSQSLDRACRSPHVADQRPDKFLHDVPDGNPKKLLNGCVSRTEKLDSGSFYTTVRSHKHSKGEEGFYQHLTVTNSKNSFRGVEGNTAIYASPVLFHREHDLLSANTGSLCDRLPKQLLEINQELLQSGVISLCGSRDRNGRAVIQVCTRHAIWLNEHCTSTAVARLLMYLYSIPRKEVRDLGVVFLVDARKFQPNSSLFQALTAMQNTISHSIHSVLVLTDKECSFRPDWDIAIQKYEILTSLKALNKLIDYTQLTAEFDGTFQYNHSDWICFRRKLEPFITNCKEAIVFLQSAISSLTANRTLNNAQDVCDLINKHKTMMKLVLEDALLVTLRLEGGTVIARLRKEICHTEDYRDAMEIVTRLYNQVDEEVHRLVLLSNKCLQQLENLGEARKFEEGCDQIKQWFENEREKYLGCLDQEGLSLEKVRKLQEDFQGFIDKTKQYYEKGLQLMQENHSLNMEEKVQIFKKYLNNIFIQTEKRKTELTKLVNLYEFYEMAQEWMLHCNECLAHLTAEARYSPSVIQCLQTYHQEGTKVSAENFKKMSEMVLALGSKQELKQWHVLCLKCQQTRHHLAEFLSEALKDSSREYFHKVLKEPAMKINDGFGVGGRKPLSQSPSYSSNNDDNIWVDKTKPVHRTQPLEAPSFLGLGTVKQNMEATVEISASPLQWVAPLPRELEKRNWNSEDIDSVSSTRSASFCSEPVHSPPAYHKKQPHKKIMKKTQSFELSQRESNYSEFHHHGYTGVHIKGLEVASNNANEKKYVRCLNSRSPLISRNRSLSSPSRIHHMEEEDKKRGGSNKVQHIMDEMITTEREYVRSLGYIINNYFPEMERTDLPQDLRGKRNTIFGNLEKLYDFHCQYFLKELERCRDFPLCVSHCFLKHEEQFGMYALYSKNKPQSDALLTSHGNAFFKNKQQNLGDKMDLASYLLKPIQRMSKYALLLKDMIKECMKTQEQELSDLRAAEEMVKFQLRHGNDLLAMDAIQGCDVNLKEQGQLRCQEEFIVCCGRKKYLRHVFLFEDLILFSKTKKIDGGYDIYMYKQSFKTAEIGMTENVGDSGLRFEIWFRSRRRPQDTYILQANSAEIKIAWTEIIGRILWRQALSNRELRIQEMVSMGIGNKPFMDIKPSEAAISDRAIDYLMKGTESRSRVSIAVSSFDHSTPFKRPHSTISSSSTSSSSSQSSSSILGSLNLHVCSSLSHSGLLGLPFYHWSCDIRSCVEEDELEQETGSQPSMITESSESSQCTSGESVSGFSISAHSESHLPTETFLDEGVKSASSKYSSQCMSPVLLEKNPRSKYNSQYVTAL, encoded by the exons ATGGAAGAAGTTGCTATACCTAAAACGATGTATAGCTGCATTTTTACGGTGACATTCTTGGAAAAGTTGAATTGTGAAAGAGAGAATTTTCCCCTGAAGAGCTGCTTACTGACGACTGGCTCAGCCGTATATAGAACCCCATGGAAGAACATAATTAATCCCATCTTTGTTCCCACAACTGAAACCATCCTGTGTAATTACTCTGGTAATCTCTTTGATCGGCTGATTAGTAATCATACTGATGTTAGAGCCCTGACCCAGACCATGGAAAGTAACAGCTCATGTGACAGTTCCACTTCCAATGATACAGGCTCCACTGTGATAGAAGCCACCGGCACAAAGCACCACAGCAGCCTTGATAGTGCTGTGCCGAGTTCAGCTCCTGCCTCAGAAAACAGCCTTGCATTAGAGTACTGTAAGGCTCCTGATGAGAAAATCAAAGATGACTCTGTCAGTCTTGGTGTATGCTCAGAGGCTTGGTCCAGCACAAAAGACAGAGCTGTTGGGCCTGAAAAGGACCTTGATGAGGCATTATCGCCCCTTGTGGAAAAAAAGTGTCACGTGAAGAGCATAACTTTTGATATGGATTTGAGCAGGTCATGTCCAACAGGGCAGCAGTGCAGGGATTCTTCGTGTTTTGAGGCAAGACGTTTATTTAGGAAGTCGTACATAGAAGCGCTGCAAAACCCCATGAACGTCAGTTTTAGCTCAGAGGAGTCATTTGTGGAAGAGGAGGCTTCAGAGCACATAATGAACTCATGTACTGTGAATGAAGGCAAAACTTGGGAGAAACAGGCTGAAAAGGGAGACTTCCTCTCTGGTGGGCTCATACCAAAGGACGAAGTGAAAGAAGGCATAAGCCTTGCTGATTCTCCCGTGGCTTTTAAAAAATTGCTTGTACCTCCTGAAACTCTGTCAATAGTAGACTGCAAGGCTGGGCTGAGACACTCCCAGTCTCTGGACAGGGCATGCAGAAGTCCACATGTTGCAGATCAGAGACCTGATAAGTTCTTGCATGATGTGCCAGATGGAAACCCTAAAAAGTTGTTAAATGGATGCGTTTCAAGGACAGAAAAATTGGATTCTGGCTCATTTTACACTACTGTGAGAAGccacaagcacagcaaaggggaggaag GCTTTTATCAGCACTTGACAGTAACCAATTCAAAAAACAGTTTCCGGGGAGTTGAGGGTAACACAGCTATATATGCATCTCCTGTTCTGTTCCATCGTGAGCATGACCTACTCTCTGCAAATACTGGAAGCCTTTGTGACAGACTACCGAAACAGTTACTTGAGATCAATCAAGAGTTACTGCAGTCTGGAGTCATTTCTCTATGTG GAAGCCGAGACAGAAATGGCAGAGCAGTGATACAAGTCTGCACAAGACATGCCATCTGGTTAAATGAACATTGCACAAGTACAGCAGTTGCTCGACTTCTGATGTACCTATACAGCATCCCCAG GAAGGAGGTACGTGATTTGGGAGTAGTTTTTCTAGTGGATGCACGGAAGTTCCAGCCTAATTCTTCTCTTTTCCAAGCATTAACAGCAATGCAG AATACAATTTCTCATTCAATTCACAGTGTCCTAGTATTGACTGATAAGGAATGTTCTTTTAGACCTGACTGGGACATAGCAATTCAG aagtATGAAATTCTCACATCACTGAAAGCTTTGAATAAGCTCATCGACTACACACAGTTGACTGCAGAATTTGATGGAACATTTCAGTATAACCACAGTGACTGGATATGTTTCCGAAGG AAACTGGAACCCTTTATTACAAACTGCAAAGAGGCCATTGTCTTTCTGCAAAGTGCAATCAGCTCACTGACAGCCAACAGAACTCTCAACAATGCTCAA GATGTATGTGACTTAATCAATAAACACAAGACAATGATGAAGCTTGTTTTGGAAGATGCCTTGTTAGTAACACTAAGACTAGAAGGTGGAACAGTCATTGCAAGGCTTAGGAAGGAGATCTGCCACACAGAAGACTATCG AGATGCCATGGAGATTGTAACAAGACTTTATAATCAAGTGGATGAAGAAGTCCATAGGCTGGTACTCTTATCTAATAAATGCCTCCAGCAGCTGGAGAATCTTGGGGAAGCAAGAAAATTTGAAGAAGGCTGTGACCAG ATAAAACAGTGGTTTGAAAATGAGCGAGAGAAATATCTTGGCTGTTTAGATCAAGAGGGACTTTCACTAGAAAAGGTGAGAAAGCTGCAAGAAGATTTCCAAGGTTTCATTGACAAGACAAAG CAATATTATGAGAAAGGACTGCAGCTGATGCAAGAAAATCATTCATTAAACATGGAAGAAAAAGTTCAAATCTTCAAGAAATATCTGAATAACATTTTCATTCAGACAGAGAAGAGGAAGACTGAGCTGACAAAGCTGGTCAATTTGTATGAGTTTTATGAGAtg GCGCAAGAGTGGATGTTACATTGCAATGAGTGTCTTGCACATTTAACTGCGGAGGCCAGATATTCTCCATCTGTGATTCAGTGTCTGCAAACCTATCATCAGGAAGGTACAAAAGTTTCtgcagaaaactttaaaaaaatgagtgagaTGGTTTTGGCTCTGGGTAGCAAACAAGAACTAAAGCAATGGCATGTTTTGTGTCTGAAATGTCAGCAAACAAGGCATCATTTAGCAGAATTTCTCTCTGAAGCCCTCAAAGATTCCAGTAGGGAGTATTTTCACAAAGTTCTCAAGGAACCTGCTATGAAGATAAATGATGGGTTTGGTGTTGGAGGTAGGAAGCCATTAAGCCAGTCCCCTAGTTACTCTTCTAACAACGATGACAATATTTGGGTGGACAAAACTAAGCCTGTACACAGGACTCAGCCATTAGAAGCACCATCTTTTTTAGGCCTTGGGACTGTAAAGCAGAATATGGAAGCAACCGTGGAAATATCTGCATCTCCGCTACAGTGGGTTGCTCCACTTCCACGTGAACTTGAAAAAAGAAACTGGAATTCAGAGGACATAGACAGCGTTTCCAGCACACGCTCGGCTTCGTTCTGTTCTGAGCCAGTCCACTCACCACCTGCCTACCACAAGAAGCAGCCACACAAAAAGATCATGAAGAAAACGCAAAGCTTTGAACTTAGTCAGCGTGAAAGCAACTACAGTGAATTTCACCACCATGGGTACACAGGAGTGCATATCAAAGGGCTTGAGGTAGCCAGTAATAatgctaatgaaaaaaaatatgtgcGGTGTTTGAATAGTAGAAGTCCTTTGATAAGTAGAAACCGAAGTTTATCCTCCCCCTCAAGGATCCATCATATGGAAGAAGAGGATAAGAAAAGAGGTGGAAG CAATAAAGTACAACATATAATGGATGAGATGATCACAACAGAAAGGGAGTATGTTAGATCCTTAGGATATATCATCAACAACTATTTTCCAGAAATGGAAAGAACTGACTTACCTCAGGATTTGCGCGGGAAGAGGAACACTATCTTTGGGAACCTGGAGAAGCTCTATGATTTCCATTGCCAATACTTCCTAAAAGAGCTGGAGCGCTGCCGAGATTTCCCACTGTGTGTCAGCCACTGCTTTCTCAAACAT GAAGAACAATTTGGCATGTATGCTTTATATAGCAAGAACAAGCCACAGTCGGATGCCTTGCTAACCAGCCATGGAAATGCATTCTTTAAA AACAAGCAACAGAATCTGGGTGATAAGATGGATTTGGCCTCCTATTTGCTGAAGCCCATTCAAAGAATGAGCAAGTATGCACTTCTACTGAAGGACATGATCAAGGAGTGTATGAAGACCCAGGAGCAGGAACTCAGTGACCTGAGGGCTGCTGAGGAGATGGTGAAATTCCAGCTGCGCCATGGAAATGACCTGCTTGCTATGGATGCCATTCAAGGATGTGAT GTCAATTTGAAAGAGCAAGGGCAACTACGATGTCAGGAAGAGTTTATTGTTTGCTgtggaaggaagaaatatttgAGGCATGTCTTCCTCTTTGAAGATCTTATCTTATTTAGCAAGACAAAAAAGATTGATGGGGGATATGACATCTATATGTACAAACAGTCATTCAAG ACTGCTGAGATTGGAATGACGGAAAATGTTGGAGATAGTGGTCTGAGGTTTGAAATTTGGTTTCGAAGCAGAAGAAGACCCCAGGATACATACATCCTTCAAGCAAactcagcagaaattaaaattGCATGGACTGAAATCATAGGAAGGATTCTTTGGAGACAGGCTCTGAGCAATCGAG AACTCCGAATACAAGAGATGGTATCCATGGGAATAGGCAATAAACCTTTCATGGATATCAAACCCAGCGAAGCAGCCATAAGCGACCGAGCAATTGACTACCTCATGAAGGGAACAG AGTCAAGATCTCGAGTGTCAATAGCAGTGTCCTCATTTGACCATTCCACACCATTCAAGAGACCGCATTCTACTATCTCTAGTAGCAGCACATCATCTTCCAGCAGCCAGTCATCTTCATCTATTCTAGGTTCACTGAACCTGCATGTCTGCTCCAGCCTATCTCATTCAGGCTTGCTAGGGCTACCCTTCTACCACTGGTCATGTGATATTAGAAGCTGCGTTGAGGAAGATGAACTGGAGCAGGAAACGGGAAGCCAGCCTTCAATGA TCACAGAGAGTTCAGAATCATCTCAGTGCACCTCAGGTGAAAGTGTGAGTGGTTTTAGCATTTCTGCCCATTCTGAGTCCCATCTTCCTACAGAGACATTTTTGGATGAAGGTGTTAAAAGTGCTAGTTCCAAATACTCCTCACAGTGCATGTCTCCTGTTCTCCTTGAGAAGAATCCCAGATCAAAGTACAACAGCCAGTATGTTACAGCT